One Hyperolius riggenbachi isolate aHypRig1 chromosome 12, aHypRig1.pri, whole genome shotgun sequence genomic window, ggtaaaatacatataattttggaataagatatctattgagtcgtcctaaacttggctaggtgtggcttgcacatgctgcggcaaagtatcaaaatatctagaggaggtagcttgaagtatctagcgcttttatccaaaacaagttatggcattcacagtcagcgattctcGAACTATTGGTGGTGTTAAACGAcagaaaaatatacccactgaatgggttttatcaaatatatggaatgagtaattcctgtgcactggaagaacgcactccctttggctataaatgactataaacttaagaaagacaatcgtcaataaatcaaaagttcagatattcgtgctgtgataagccatatgactaaaaagaaaaatcagaactgggttcaagtatagtcaccaagatggcctctgggcgtgttcctcttaggcgtggctgtgttcagatggcatgaatcctctatgtcctggtctgctcagatctcctgatggtctgatcctccctcattgaatgacccctctcatcttattcccctcactacctatggtcctgcccaggagattaaatcttctagcctatcactgggcagtgggagtgaccaatgggagctttctgtgactaatctttaacccaagtgtaatactggctttcaccctttgtaggtgctgttggctaactaatcacagacttactgggatatttggcaaactaaaaacaaaaatcatgttttattataacccaacagtgaataaatcaatgttataattcctctatggatagcttactttgctggaatcactggttattatttattatacagtgaccttttctaccatatttaagatagattggatttgatccaaaaatcattggcatgcttaaaaccaccatggatctctcattataacacattgtgcttgttagcagggttttatatctctaacattattgtttaacatacaacactggtaaacatatagcatCTCTATATCAtcctggatatattcattcaaataatctttatattaatacatatacaatgccataaccttttttttatattcattcttaattgttatgcaatgatgcatacatgtgctgtctgttttcttaacctagatggggaattgtaatataactttatgctttttaatatgaattattgctgacagcacagtcaatagatttcccaagctttgtttttgtgtctgaactttggaaacacatacattgtgaaaggaaaacaacccccatccaaggcttctatgcattaaatacagccaggtctgagccattgtttacaaaaactggtTCATTTACCGACAAAAGCTAGTTAAGGTCTGGTCTGTCTCTTTCATTGTCCTAAGACTCTTCTTGTTTGGCAATTGTTTGGTCAAACAAGGTACTTGTCTGCTTCCATTGTTCAAGTAAGGTGAATGAGATTACCTATTGCAAATAGcactcagctgactgcctgttattcccaactaatctttctagagggacacatactgtgcaattcagtattacttggcaatattatatcgccatatgaaaatatgctctgcctttctcaatgatcaatgtatatattaacctacaatcaccatacattaaaaagtctttgtctcctgtaccttaggggaaggaaattaATTAGGTATTTTTGTATCtaggttaggttaggttaggtttatTTGTATCTGATCATATGTGGTTCAGTTTATTGGAAAAATGATATTCCCCcttatggaaatctcgacacatcccccttCTCTTTTGGAATATTCCAATGTGTGATCATTTCAAAAGAACAACAAGGATTAATAATCGTTTTTCGTTGCTTCATTCCTGTGGGAACGCGTTGTGAATAACCTTTGTTTTGTACTGGTAATCCAAGTATGAAAGggaaaaatggactttaaaacatcgtcttcatcacattgaagttcatgtttcacgcttcaagaaaaataaacttggcaaatgatactccggatgtaaacaaacaggtttcctcttgctgcaaaggtagcaaacagcaactgtaacagcgatgaactgctttggcctttggttcaaacaaaaggattttccggatctgcttcaagatttgaacaactcactcctgtgagtatctGGTGTGCAACAGATATCCAACTTGCATCTCCATCAAATGGACCCCGGATACATCAGCTCGTCATTCAACgacacatcgcgggtttaggctcatctggaccctctaggataggaacatctatctggtcatgatgaactccgctGTATCCGGTAACCTCACGGATGCTGGATCTGGCATCACACTTGGCTCGGCACTCTTCCCCAAGATTAGGACTGCGTGAAGGATGGCAATCGTCAGGTGGGGCATCTTTGCGCCGGATTGTAATCTTTGTGTCTAGTGAAGATTAAATATatcattaggtatacctgtcaggagaaaaataatttgttaggACACATTTCAAGATTGCTCAATTCTCCGCAATTGTGAACTAGGGTGACATATACGCAGTTGATTAATATGTACCCATCTTTCAACAAAGTCATCCCCCTTAGGGATCTTAACCTTATAAACCACAGGAGACAATTTATCAGTGATGGGATATGGACCTTTCCATGAAGGGAGGAACTTCCtttcctttacctggtctctggcaaAATTATACAGATACACCTTATCGTCGACCTGATACTCCTTTTGTGTGGTTTTGAGGTCATAGTACGTTTTCGTACTGACTGCGGCTTTTtcgatgtttctttgagcaaatgcaAAGGCATGCTGGAGGTGCTTGCGTAAGTTTTCCACATATTGATGTGcagtagttgcattcatcaagttatgatctgaggttttgtaaagcaaatgctggggtaacaccatctttctaccagtgagcatctcaaatggggaaagtttggttgctgcgcttggagtagctctaatagccataagaactagtggcagcttgacatcccagtctttacctgattcgctaacaaattttttcaggatatttacaatggattgattgtaacgctccactccaccactagaggctggtcggtaagctatgtgtagcttccgttttacccctaggatttcccacattttggtcattacttcactggtgaagtgacttccgcgatcggattcgatgcgctgtggaagaccaaatcgggaaaatatgtggttaatgagcagtaatgcgcacacactggaactgcatgttttacttggtagacattctacccatttagtgaacaggcatgttacggttaacatataccggtttccttttgaggacgttgttactggaccaataaaatcgatctggatgtctgaccatggcatagctatgcctcttttcatcagcggtgccctgtgagtgggaccttgtggctggaattgagggcataccaagcacccttgacaatatgtcctgacatcctgtaacatgtgtggccagtaagcgtagtctcttaataactcatacgttattttctctcctcgatgaccagctgtcggggcatcatgagcatgttgcaacatcaaaccccgatatgctgcgggtactacccactgcgtaataccatttttcgaggttcgtatcagcaatccatcctgtaatgaaaattgtgacacacctttcatcagaatacgtaattcttcgttgtcactgcagtcttccacggtgatgggataatcatgtggacttccaatatgtttataaaacaaaccaataacgggatcccccttttggctcgcaatgagatcctcattaggagaatcttgactccacattgctacactgggttgagactccttttgggcctgccccctagtggtgacatttacttcgatagttcccatgaggtcattgatatcgaagatttcaccatcaatggctgctttcttagcgagggaatctgctagatcgttcccatctttatcagcgccagggtgtttcgaatgaccccttacctttttccaataaatggtaaggtcgtgggtattaaccagttcatcaattttacaaaacaatttaccatgtttgactggctttttgttactccttgtcatgctagtccttttccaactgggaaaatattccacaaaactgttcagaacatactcagaatctgttatcaaaacaaattccttaaggtcatgttcgatagccatttgtatagctttatacacggcagcgagttctgcgacctggctacttttgggaccaattttgtatcccgcagatatctctggaaatatgttattccatacgataccgatacctgcaaccagcatcttttcatctccttctgtgtgaaaagaacagccgtcaacatatgcacatggtagtgatttgcagtactcctcttcataggatttatatggagatagagattgctcttccagaaaatcgttttctggtggctcatctttatgttccacatgagagcaatcatggagttcagctaatccttgagcaactggatttttagtatcctgtttatatttgatttccagtggccatcccattagggacattgtccatgccgttatcctactgtttgacaggttaccttcttttatttggttactttgcaaatattgtagtgattggtgtgcagtttctacaatgatcttttccccttgaataaaacttctgaaatattgcaaagcccacacagttgctaataatgccttctcacaattattaaatttgatttcaactggtgatagtgatttactggcataagcaattattttattcagtctttcttgcttttggaaaagaactgcacttacactcttgtcggtaaaacctgtttcaacatagaagggtttaccaccttctggataagcaaggcatggggcctgtatgagttttgttttaagctcagatacagcttgttcatggcactcattccattcccattgtactcctttctttagcagctgcaatagcggctttgtaatctcagcatagttatccatgaacttgcgagaataattcatcatccccaggaatgatctcagttccttgagatttgtgggggacttcgtatttttgattgcttccactttctttttctgtggattaattccttctgcagtaatttcatgtcctaggaaatttactttagatcggcaccattgagctttctgtagggaaagtttaacacctgcttctcttagttgattcaatacatatctcaactctgaaatatgttcctcaaagattgtacttttgataaggatatcatcgacataagttagggtacctcgttcagctgcatcaggcattgctttgtgcatgaacacagcaaattcgtggcctgcgttgatgtatccgaaaggcgtacgggtccacgcaaattgtctattaccgaatgtgaaggctagtttgtattgatccctttcatccactttaattgtccaatatccttgtgcgcagtcaagggctgtgaatattttagacccttggatttgcgccaagcattggtcaatgtatggtacaggccaacccgacatgtagacacgtttaactgtctcaagtctgagcatagacggaactgaccattcggtttgagaactccgagtactggatgattgaaggaactgtgtactgggcggataatacctttcttttccaggttcttaacaatttccgataatgactcgtaggctgctagcggaagtcgatattgtttgataaacacagggggtgcatctggatcagtcaggattctcgtaacatgcaggttagtctccccacagtcataagagtccttggcaaacatctcctggaaatcccagaatagttgccttagctgctgtcgttctgattcattagaacatccatcagCTATAGAGAGTTGTTCTTCTacccgttcctgaaattctgggaaaatctcaggttgacctacctcataagcttcttcaagcctattagttaagtcatttggggtgtaacatgcttgatccttaccctgctggagtgattgatactcactttcattgatttcatggttaaaaatcaatgatgtttcctcgacatgacatgtaccttcctcagaactgaaaggataaatagagtgtatgctgaacaatccttcaggtgttgagaaatattgttggtccactatttgttcttctgtcaaatattcatcaggtattaatccaatgacttcattttggaatccaaaagtgtaatattctgagtcaatggctaagccaatcattgtatcctcctgtaacgtgatactatgagggctcatgttttgcatgaccatgtataatggttcctgatgaatatttattaggggaattggttttaccttcaaccccaattgttgcatccgattggataaacaaatcaatgcatctgcatttctcatcttttgccccttctttacttgaatgggtaaaagaaatgatttgcaaccttcagggacttttactttttcagcgacagtgatatccactgcatatggtattcgctgtccccatctcagggcttgttctctatcctggaattcctctgggtttccggataatttggaccacagaacattattgaccagatcaacctgtatggcaaatcggtgaataatgtcgtttcctaagtacatttggtactgtggttcctttaacacactgaagacctgttttgcagatttgtttcctagagacacagataagatgcattttgcaattacattatgactctggttatcgttatccagatcgtggatccattcctgtgtagagataaatttgattacctgagggtcggtaacctgcttcagcagtcctaggcttatgtagctggcctcagatttgagatccaacttggcatattttacccgagcaatattatttacctgcacgggaaccagcacattatcattgattttctcgatttcaaccactgcctgtgtatgcttggttatgcctgccacttcctgaCTTCCCCCTTTGAGGGCAATAGTTAACACATCATCTTCCAGAATTATCTTTTCAATCTTATCCTTTCggatatttatgatgtgaaaagcagtgttagcattttcctcgggtttaccgtttttcaggatcgtgacttctggtatctgactgttccggaaatggatttcaacagagttaggcctttcctcaatcaTATGGCAGCTACGTTGCGACtgtgcattgctggagcgctcaaaatcaattggagtattgacttgagcccatattgcttcatttatgaagtcaattatggaatttagtcgtttgagcagatcgattccaatgatcaatctatcatatggaagatcaacaatcaaagttggatgtttaatgacctttttaccaatcttatatgtcagccaggatgtgcctttcacttgtaaactattaccaccaacgcttattagcgcaccgtcaaaggcttttaatcttggcttcctttgtgatgaatccaagatctgctggtaatagttaaaagacagaatagtaacctgggaaccggtatccagtaaacctgggatcggtccgatacatccatcttgtagatgggtatcgataaaattccggccatctacctgttcaagattgcaaagaaaattggaatgtttttccatttgttgcttcagagaatgatctctctgtagcgtcagggtattaggaacttgttcctcctgattctgcctgcaaggcatttgggttcccatggattctaccaatgggacaatctgaacagagggtacttcacgctctggctcaaatgacataatatcacccatttgtggtgaaatatcaagaacattagacttcccttcctcgacctggggtaggtcggtacattgcacatcattttcattaCTCGTATTTAGTATTGCCATATCCATTTCCGTATAGTGATTTGTCTCGGTTTCCTTTAgttggcagagctgggccctgcctccccagctaaaaaatcctcatgctgtcttcctgcagatccctgagccaacttacccatcatgtcactcaatttgttcacttgatcaacaagctgatcaaacctattaggtcggcgagggttctggttcctgggatcatatctgttccctgcgggtgatccactcctaggtgagttaggtggtgatctacccctaggtgaattaggtgggtgctgtctcctttcccactgctgcctgggtcggttatcccattgtctatatctttggggtcgtctgtacccctggggttctctatatccctggtaacctctatacctttgactaccctggtttccttggtaaccctggtatccttgatacctgcgattgaaccgaggacggtagacctggttctcagaacctgagctatccctatctgaccctttaggattttgtggtctgttttgattagggttttgttgctgtctttggccctgctggataggtacttttgcaggaggtattttcttctgctgggattcaaggtttaggtccgctttcactttggtttcttctACTCTGCGCTCTGGGTACTTTTTGTTGTTTCTCCCACTTACATTGGAACTCCCACTGATGTTGAACAGCAGTgtcgctgaggtaaccattttctctagggagtttccgaagtctaactcattggccatgcttaactttatttgggtaggcaatgcatcgtaatatgcctgtttaaaatcaagagactcccagttaggattccgatatgctaaactgtaagagttttttagcacggaaaggaattctcgggggctctgatcgggtcgacaagtaagtcgatacacatctcgtttAGCTTCTGAGTTAGTGCGATATGGCCCAAACTCAagcttcacttcgtgtgaaactgcttgccatct contains:
- the LOC137541930 gene encoding uncharacterized protein — translated: MIDDSTRVPKDQHLDSSPERDMQMRAPRYDDSHKGHDSLADIDSDELEADERKRESSPIPRRGKGTYRGESNRGNNQYPPEKQSSASIIKFLNTAVPKFTKKGSAQIASHMELYESTMDSLNLSEADRIRFLPWVFDDRYRHYFTSFKERGIIRWQAVSHEVKLEFGPYRTNSEAKRDVYRLTCRPDQSPREFLSVLKNSYSLAYRNPNWESLDFKQAYYDALPTQIKLSMANELDFGNSLEKMVTSATLLFNISGSSNVSGRNNKKYPERRVEETKVKADLNLESQQKKIPPAKVPIQQGQRQQQNPNQNRPQNPKGSDRDSSGSENQVYRPRFNRRYQGYQGYQGNQGSQRYRGYQGYREPQGY